The Stackebrandtia nassauensis DSM 44728 genome includes the window CGCGCGACGACTGGGCGGATCCGTACTCACCTATGGACTTCCCGCAGCCGGGGCGTTCTCCGTGATGCACGTCTTCCTGCCTCCACACCCCGGCCCGGTGGCCGCCGGGGAACTGATGCACGCCGACATCGGCCTGGTCGTCCTGTTCGGACTCGTCATCGCGCTGCCGACCTGGTACCTCGCCGGGTACCTGTACGGCCGCTTCATGGGCCGCCGTTTCGAGCTGCCGGTGCCGAAACTGCTGGGCGGCACCGACGACGAGGACACCACCGACGTCAAGCTGCCCCGGGTGGGGCCGGTCGTGTCGATCCTGCTGCTGCCGCTGGTGCTCATCTTCGTCAACACCGGCCTGGATCTGGCCACCAGCGCGAAGTGGGTGTCCGAGGACGCCACCTGGGTGCAGGTGGCCATGGCGATCGGCTCGACGCCGGTGGCGCTGCTCATCACCGTGCTGGTGGCGTCCTATGTGCTGGGAACCCGGCTGGGGCGCGACCGCTCGGCGCTGGAGAAGACCCTGGAGTCGGCGCTGGGTCCAGTGTGCTCGGTCATCCTCATCACCGGCGCGGGCGGCATGTTCGGCGCGGTGTTGCGCGCCAGCGGCATCGGCGACGCACTGGCCGACGAACTCAACGCCCTGGGCCTGCCGGTGATCCTCGCCGGTTTCGTGGTGGCCACGGCGCTGCGGATCGCGCAGGGCTCGGCGACCGTCGCGCTCATCACCGCCGCCGGGCTGATCCAGCCCGCCGTCGAGGCCGGGGCGTTCAACGGCGTCCAGCTCGCCGCGATCGTGCTGGGCCTGGCGGCCGGTTCCGTGATGACCAGCCACGTCAACGATTCCGGTTTCTGGCTGGTGGGACGGCTGATGGACATGGACGTCAAGACCACCCTGAAGACCTGGACGGTGATGGAGACGCTCATCGGCGTGATCGGCTTCGGCATGGCCTGGGCGATCTTCGTGATCGCCTGAGCCTCAAGTGCTCTCGTTGACCCGCACCTGGCCGTCGCTCACCAGCCGGTCCACGGCCTCGGCCGTGGCCTCCAGTGAGGAGTACCGGGGCCGGTAGCCCAGCAGCCGCCGGGCCTTGTCGATCGAGCAGTGTGGACTGTGTTCGAGGTGGGTGTGGGTGACGTCGGCGTCGGTCTCGTCGACGGTGCGGCGCCATTCCTCCCACGACAGGTACTTCAGCCGCGCGACCTGGCCGAACCAGCCCGCCGCCGCCTCGGCGTAGCCGCGCAGCGTCAGCGCCGTGGCGGCCACCGCGTTGAAGCTCTCGCCCAGCGCCGCCGAGCGGTTCGCGATCGCGGCGCCGAACACCTGCGCCACGTCGTCGGCGTGAACGTGTTGCAGCGTCTCCATTCCCAGGTTCGGCAGCATCAGGGTGTCGCCGTCGGCGAGCTTCTGGAACACGTCCAGGTTGAGGTTGCCCGCCGGGTTGATCGGCGTCCACCCGGGTCCCGAGATGTGTCCGGGGTGGATCACCGTCGCCGGGAAGCCGTGCCGCTGCGCCTGATCCAGCAGGTACGCCTCGATCTCGGCCTTCTTGCGGCCGTACTCGGTGATGGCGCGGCGCGGCTGCTCCTCGGTGCCGGGCACCTGCGCGCTCGGCCCGTACACCCAGATCGTGCCACAGTGGAGGAAGTGTCGGACCCGTCCCGCCAGCGCCTCCACCAGCTGCCGGGCGCTGTCGGGTTCGAAGCAGATCATGTCGATGACGACGTCGGGCTCCAGTGCCGCGATCCGGGCACCGAAGGTGCCCGCGTCCTCCTCGGCCTGCCGGTCGGCGCTGACCGTCGTGACGAACCGCCACGCCCCGTGCGGACGATACGGCTGTCGCTGTCCCCGCGACACCACCGTCACCTCGTGGCCCGCGGTCACCAGCCGGGGCACCAGGAACGTGCCGACATGTCCGGTTCCGCCGATGATCGTTACCCGCATGGATCGATACTAGGCATCACAGCGTCCGCGGCGAGCCGTCGCGGGTTCGCGCGAGCGTGCGAGGCTGTGCCGATGCATCCCGAGCTCGAGCGCCTCGCCCTCATCTCCGACGTCCACGGGAACCTGACCGCGCTGGAGGCGGTGCTGGCCGACATCGACGCGCGCGGCATCACCCGCGTCCTCAACCTCGGCGATTTCGTGGGCAAGGGGCCGCGCGGACGCGAGGTCATCGACCTGTGCCGCGAGCGTTGCGAGGTCAACATCCTCGGTAACTGGGACGACGCGCTGCCCGACCCGGACTTCGACCACAGTGACGCGGATCGGTGGTGGCTGGAGCAGCTGTCGCCCGGTCAGGGCGAGTGGCTGCGGGGGCTGCCGTTCAGCCACGACTTCTGGTGCAGCGGTCGCCGGGTGCGGCTGTACCACGCATCGGCGCGGTCGGTGCACCATCGGGTCCGCTTCGACCACGACGAGGCGGAGTTCCTGTCGATGTTCGCCAACACGCCCGCGACCGGCGACGGCCTCGTCCCGACGGTGGTCGGCTACGCCGACACCCACGACCCGTACTACGAGGTCGACCGGCAGCGCCGCACCCTGTTCAACACCGGCAGCGTCGGCAACAGCATGAACGACCCGACCCCGGTGTACGTGATCCTGGAGGGGGTGCCGGATTCCCGCGACGAGGCACCGTTCTCGATCCAGTTCGTGCGGGTCCCCTACGACGTCGAGGCCGAACTTGACTTCGCCAAGTCGGTGGGCATGCCCGAATGGGAGGAATACGCCTCCGAGCTGCGAGACGGCGTCTACCGCAAGGCTTTCCGGCTGGGCGTGCCGCCCAGCTATCACCGTTGATCAGGCGATGAGCCCGGCACGGCGCGCCATCGCGGTGTGCCGGAACCAGCGGTTGGACGGCGGCGTGGCCAGCAGGACGATCACCAGCAGGTAGACCAGGAACGCCGCCCCGATGATGATGGCGAAGATGTCGCTGCCCTCGGTGGCCTTCGTGCCCTCCACGACGACGCCGATCGCGCCGATCGTCAGCACACCGCCGCAGCAGCTGGAGATCCCGTAGAGGATGAAGGTCGCGGTCCTGGCCCCGGACCGTCCCCTCAGGACCCCCAACGCGCACCAGATGAACGCCAGTCCCACCAGGATGGACACGATGCCCATGGTGATCGCGCCGCCCTTGTCGACCTCCTGGCCGGTGACCTCCTCCGGCGCGATCATGCCGAACCCGGCCACCAGGCCGAGCCCGACGTTGGCCAGGACCGTCAGCACGATCAGCATCGCCGCGATCGTGACCACCTGCGGCCGGGGCCCGGGAGCGGTGACGCCCGGGTAGCCGTAGCCGTAGCCCGGCAGCGGGTCGTAGCCGTGCGGCGAATAGCCGGGTTGCTGGTTGTACGGGTCATAGCCGCCGGGCTGCGGGGGGTACGTCATGACTACCTACTGTCATCGCATCGATATGAGCACAACCCGATTAATTTTCATGTTCTTCGGGCGCGGCAAAGCATACCGCCCGGCTTTACTGGAACAGTAGACTTCTCGTCCACCATTAGACTTATACATTTCGAACGACCAATGGGAGGCCCGCCGGATGTTGCCCGGCCAGATGCTCGATGACCGCTACCTTCTCGAGGCCGAGGCCGGTACCGGGGGCATGGGGACGGTGTGGCGAGCCCAGGACACCCGTATCGGGCGAACCGTCGCCATCAAGGTGCTGCACTCGCACCTGGCCAAGGACGACAAGCTGCGCGCCCGGTTCGACCGCGAGGCCCGGCTGATCGGCGCGCTCCAACACCCCGGGGTGGTGCAGCTGTACGACTTCACCGACACCGTCGTGGACGGCAAGTCGGTGGCGTATCTGGTCATGGAGTACGTTCCCGGTTCCTCGCTGGCGACCGAACTGCCGCAGCGGATGCCGGTGGAGCGGACGCTGTCGCTGGTCGCCTCGGCCGCCGAGGGACTGCACTCGGCGCACCTGCGCGGGATCGTGCATCGCGATGTCAAGCCCGCCAACATCCTCGTCGCTCCCGACGACACCGCCAAGATCGTCGACTTCGGCATCTCGCAGTCCTTCGGGGACCGCAAACTGACCATGACCGGTCACTTCATGGGTTCACTGCACTATGTGTCCCCCGAACAGCTGCAGGGCAAACCGCTCACCCCGGCCTCGGACGTGTACTCACTCGGCGTCGTGGCCTACGAGGCACTGACCGGTGACCTCCCGTTCCCTGGCGACACCCCCGCCTCAGTCCTCACCGGACACCTACAGCAGGAACCCCGGCCGCTGCCCGCCGACGTCCCCGCGCCGGTGGCCGCGCTGGTCATGCGCGCCCTGGCCAAGGAACCCGAGGACCGCTTCGAATCGGCGGCGGCCCTGGCCACGGCGTGCCGCCGGTTGAGCACCGACACCGAGATCACCAGCCAGACCCCGATTCCCACCACGATCCGGCCCACCGTCAAGACCTCACCCACCACGATGTACCCCGCGGCCGCGCCGGAGCCGACACCCGTCGGCGGCAGACGCCGGAGCCGGTTGCTGCCGGTCACCATCATCGTGCTGGTGCTGCTGCTGGCGACCGGCGGCGGCGCGGCCGTCTGGTACTACGCGGGCGGCGGCCAGGCGGCCCTCAACGGCGACAACGTGGGACTGGCGAACCTGCACGACCTCAAACCGGTGGGCGAACCGATCCCGTTCGCCGAGGCCGGGGCCTCCGACCGGGGCACGGTGCCCGAACCGGTCACCGACGGCGAGACCGGGTACTTCGTCCACAATGTCGACGAAGCGCCGGAGACGATCGCCGTCGACCTGGACAGCGGCAAGGAGAAGTGGCGCCAACCCATGGGCCAGCCCATCGGACTGGCGATGCGGGCGGGCCAGGGACTGCTGTACACCGCCGACCTCGAACAGGGCATCGTCAACTTCCTGGACCCGGCCACCGGCGAGTCACTCAACACCGCCGAGTACGACGGCCGCATCGGCGTGTCCACATTCGGCAGTCGGGTGCTGATCGCCCCCGAGGGCGACGACACCGTGACCGCCTACGAGGCCGACGGCGCCGAGGCGTGGGAGCAGAGTTTCGAGGAGACGGTCACCGACGTCGACATCGAGGCCAAGTGGAAGGACTTCACCAACCAGCCCGGCCGGTACAGCAGTCAGAAACCCGAACGGCTGCTCATCTACGGCGACGACGGCACCGTGTCGCGACTGGACACTGAGGACGGCGACATCCTCACCACCACCGAACCCGACTCCGACCTGACGGTCACCTCGGCGTTCCAGGGCATGATGTTCACCGCCGACCCCGACGACGAGGACGGCTACACCCTCATCGCCCACGACGTCTCCCGGGACTTCGCCGAGGTCGGCCGCTGGGAGGAACTGCGCCCCGGCTTCAACCCGGAGAAGATCGAGTGGTGCGGCAAGACCCGCATCTGCGTCAAGGACCGGCAGTACAGCGGCACCACCGGGGCCGTCGTCCTCGACTTCTCCGAACCCGGAAGCAAACCGCTGTGGGAGAGCTCCCCCGAGACCCCGGTCAACGAGATCTACGCCGCCGGTTCCACGGTCGCGGTGGTGCAGGGCGAGGGCGCGAACCTGTCCACACAGCTGTATGACAACGCGATGGAACCAAGGGGCCGGGCCAAGAACGGCGTCTTCCGGCCCGTGGACGGCAAGACCTTCCTCGACTATCCGCGCACCGCGGGCAACGCGCCCGCCAACCCGGTGAACAAACACTTCTTCACCGGCCTCGACGCCACCGACGGATCCACCAAGGACCTGGGAACCCAGGAGGTGTTCCCGCAGTGCGTCACCGAGGGCGCCCACGTCGCCTGCCCCACCCCGAAGGGGATCACGGTGTGGGAGTACCGCGACGCCCGGTGAGCGCGTCAGTCGAGGTCGTCGTGGTCGTCCCCGCCTCCGCCGCCGCCGTCGTTGCCGTCACACCGGTCGGGGTCCCGCACCATCCGGAACATGATGTCCACGGTTGATCCCTCGTTGACGCTGGCGCCGCCGTCCGGGCTCTGGTCGGTGACCGGGCAGGCGTGATCGCCCTTGCCGGACTCGATGGCATTGACCTTCAGCCCGGCGTTCTTCAACGTCTGGTACGCCTTGTACGGATGCTGACCCACCACATTGGGCACCGACACCTTCGCCGGTTCGTCGTTGTCGTCCGGTTCGTCCCCATCGGACGGGGAGGCGTCGTCCGAGGCCGAGGAACTGCCCGAGGACTCGGCGCTGCTCGGTTCGTTGCCCGCCTTGTCACCCCCCTGGGACTCCGTGTCCTTCGACGAGGTCGCGTCCGAGTCGGACTCCGTGACACCGTCGCCCCCGCCGCCGGCTTCGCCGCCTTCGTCGGTCGCGGACACCGACCCGTCGGTCGTCAACGTCGACACGCCCACCGCTCCCGCCGTACCGATGAGCAGCAGCAACGCCGCCACCAGCACCAACCGCTTGCGCGACTTGCGTTCCCGGGGTGGCGACACCGGCGGCGGCGCGGCCGCGTCCCGCAGCCGGGTGGTCGGCTCGGCGGCCGCAGCCGGCGCGGCCTTGAACTCCGGCGTGATCTTCGATCGGACCTTCGGCGGCGGCGGAAGCGCGGCCTTGGTCGTCGCCTTCTCCGGCTCGGCCACCGGTTTCGGCTCCGGATCGGAC containing:
- a CDS encoding NAD-dependent epimerase/dehydratase family protein, translating into MRVTIIGGTGHVGTFLVPRLVTAGHEVTVVSRGQRQPYRPHGAWRFVTTVSADRQAEEDAGTFGARIAALEPDVVIDMICFEPDSARQLVEALAGRVRHFLHCGTIWVYGPSAQVPGTEEQPRRAITEYGRKKAEIEAYLLDQAQRHGFPATVIHPGHISGPGWTPINPAGNLNLDVFQKLADGDTLMLPNLGMETLQHVHADDVAQVFGAAIANRSAALGESFNAVAATALTLRGYAEAAAGWFGQVARLKYLSWEEWRRTVDETDADVTHTHLEHSPHCSIDKARRLLGYRPRYSSLEATAEAVDRLVSDGQVRVNEST
- a CDS encoding GntP family permease, giving the protein MPEDWSQTLTTGPLLAIAAAAIAVLLFLIIKLKLHAFPALVLVSLGTAFAAQVPPAAIVATLTDGFGTTLASVALLVGLGAMLGRLIEVSGGARTMAEALVRRFGERRAPFALGVASLLFGFPIFFDAGLVVMLPVVFSIARRLGGSVLTYGLPAAGAFSVMHVFLPPHPGPVAAGELMHADIGLVVLFGLVIALPTWYLAGYLYGRFMGRRFELPVPKLLGGTDDEDTTDVKLPRVGPVVSILLLPLVLIFVNTGLDLATSAKWVSEDATWVQVAMAIGSTPVALLITVLVASYVLGTRLGRDRSALEKTLESALGPVCSVILITGAGGMFGAVLRASGIGDALADELNALGLPVILAGFVVATALRIAQGSATVALITAAGLIQPAVEAGAFNGVQLAAIVLGLAAGSVMTSHVNDSGFWLVGRLMDMDVKTTLKTWTVMETLIGVIGFGMAWAIFVIA
- a CDS encoding serine/threonine-protein kinase, producing MLPGQMLDDRYLLEAEAGTGGMGTVWRAQDTRIGRTVAIKVLHSHLAKDDKLRARFDREARLIGALQHPGVVQLYDFTDTVVDGKSVAYLVMEYVPGSSLATELPQRMPVERTLSLVASAAEGLHSAHLRGIVHRDVKPANILVAPDDTAKIVDFGISQSFGDRKLTMTGHFMGSLHYVSPEQLQGKPLTPASDVYSLGVVAYEALTGDLPFPGDTPASVLTGHLQQEPRPLPADVPAPVAALVMRALAKEPEDRFESAAALATACRRLSTDTEITSQTPIPTTIRPTVKTSPTTMYPAAAPEPTPVGGRRRSRLLPVTIIVLVLLLATGGGAAVWYYAGGGQAALNGDNVGLANLHDLKPVGEPIPFAEAGASDRGTVPEPVTDGETGYFVHNVDEAPETIAVDLDSGKEKWRQPMGQPIGLAMRAGQGLLYTADLEQGIVNFLDPATGESLNTAEYDGRIGVSTFGSRVLIAPEGDDTVTAYEADGAEAWEQSFEETVTDVDIEAKWKDFTNQPGRYSSQKPERLLIYGDDGTVSRLDTEDGDILTTTEPDSDLTVTSAFQGMMFTADPDDEDGYTLIAHDVSRDFAEVGRWEELRPGFNPEKIEWCGKTRICVKDRQYSGTTGAVVLDFSEPGSKPLWESSPETPVNEIYAAGSTVAVVQGEGANLSTQLYDNAMEPRGRAKNGVFRPVDGKTFLDYPRTAGNAPANPVNKHFFTGLDATDGSTKDLGTQEVFPQCVTEGAHVACPTPKGITVWEYRDAR
- a CDS encoding metallophosphoesterase family protein — translated: MHPELERLALISDVHGNLTALEAVLADIDARGITRVLNLGDFVGKGPRGREVIDLCRERCEVNILGNWDDALPDPDFDHSDADRWWLEQLSPGQGEWLRGLPFSHDFWCSGRRVRLYHASARSVHHRVRFDHDEAEFLSMFANTPATGDGLVPTVVGYADTHDPYYEVDRQRRTLFNTGSVGNSMNDPTPVYVILEGVPDSRDEAPFSIQFVRVPYDVEAELDFAKSVGMPEWEEYASELRDGVYRKAFRLGVPPSYHR